One Engystomops pustulosus chromosome 11, aEngPut4.maternal, whole genome shotgun sequence DNA window includes the following coding sequences:
- the LOC140105914 gene encoding glutathione S-transferase kappa 1-like, which translates to MSKRKVLELFYDVVSPYSWLGFEVLLRYKNIWNIDIHLRPGFLAGIISESGNAAPALIPNKGAYMFKDLERMAEFYQVPLRLPSDFFHVVIKKGSLSAMRFVTALQMSHPEFLEGVSRELWLRIWSEDKDITEPESILQAAKKAGIPEDLAKKLLSTITSPEIKSKLKENTDKALKNGLFGMPSIVAHINDKPELFFGSDRFDLLAHRLGEKWLGPVPQKSEL; encoded by the exons ATGTCAAAACGAAAAGTGCTGGAGCTGTTCTATGATGTGGTGTCCCcctactcttggctggggtttgaG gTACTATTACGATATAAGAACATATGGAACATAGACATTCATTTACGTCCGGGGTTCCTTGCAGGAATAATAAGTGAATCTG GTAATGCTGCACCTGCCCTGATTCCAAATAAGGGGGCTTACATGTTCAAGGACTTGGAAAGGATGGCTGAGTTTTATCAAGTTCCCTTACGGCTGCCAAGTGATTTCTTTCACGTTGTCATAAAGAAAG GGAGTCTTTCAGCCATGCGGTTTGTGACGGCTCTTCAGATGTCACATCCAGAGTTCCTTGAGGGGGTCTCCCGGGAGCTGTGGCTGCGGATCTGGTCTGAG GATAAAGACATTACAGAACCAGAAAGTATACTCCAG GCTGCTAAGAAAGCTGGAATACCCGAAGATTTGGCAAAGAAATTGCTCTCTACAATCACGTCACCGGAAATCAAAAGCAAGCTCAAGGAAAACACTGATAAAGCTTTGAAAAATGGG CTTTTTGGGATGCCCTCCATAGTGGCTCATATCAATGACAAACCAGAGTTATTTTTTGGATCTGATCGGTTTGATCTTCTAGCGCATCGTCTCG GTGAAAAATGGTTGGGACCCGTGCCACAAAAGTCAGAGCTCTAA
- the LOC140105918 gene encoding glutathione S-transferase kappa 1-like isoform X1, giving the protein MSNRKVLELFYDVVSPYSWLGFEVLLRYKKIWNIDIHLRPGFLAGIINQSGNTAPALIPNKIAYMFKDVEMMSEFYQVPLRMPSDFFHVVMKKGSLSAMRFVTALQMSHPTFLEGVSRELWLRIWSEDKDITEAESILQAAKKAGIPEDLAKKLLSTITSPEIKSKLKENTEIALKYGLFGMPSIVAHINDKPELFFGTDRFELLAHRLGEKWLGPVPQKSEL; this is encoded by the exons ATGTCTAACCGTAAGGTGCTGGAGCTGTTCTATGATGTGGTGTCCCCCTACTCCTGGCTGGGGTTTGAG gTACTATTACGATATAAGAAAATATGGAACATAGACATTCATTTACGTCCGGGGTTCCTTGCAGGGATAATAAATCAATCTG GTAACACTGCACCTGCCTTGATTCCAAATAAGATCGCTTACATGTTCAAGGATGTAGAAATGATGTCTGAGTTTTATCAAGTTCCCTTACGAATGCCAAGTGATTTCTTTCACGTTGTCATGAAGAAAG GGAGTCTTTCAGCCATGCGGTTTGTGACGGCTCTTCAGATGTCACATCCAACGTTCCTTGAGGGGGTCTCCCGGGAGCTGTGGTTGCGAATCTGGTCTGAG GATAAGGACATTACAGAAGCAGAAAGTATACTCCAG GCTGCTAAGAAAGCTGGAATACCCGAAGATTTGGCAAAAAAATTGCTCTCCACAATCACCTCACCAGAAATCAAAAGCAAGCTCAAGGAAAACACTGAGATAGCTCTGAAATATGGG CTTTTTGGGATGCCCTCCATAGTGGCTCATATCAATGACAAACCAGAGTTATTTTTCGGAACTGATCGGTTTGAACTTCTAGCTCATCGTCTGG GTGAAAAATGGTTGGGACCTGTGCCACAAAAATCGGAGCTCTGA
- the LOC140105918 gene encoding glutathione S-transferase kappa 1-like isoform X2, producing MSNRKVLELFYDVVSPYSWLGFEVLLRYKKIWNIDIHLRPGFLAGIINQSGNTAPALIPNKIAYMFKDVEMMSEFYQVPLRMPSDFFHVVMKKGSLSAMRFVTALQMSHPTFLEGVSRELWLRIWSEDKDITEAESILQLFGMPSIVAHINDKPELFFGTDRFELLAHRLGEKWLGPVPQKSEL from the exons ATGTCTAACCGTAAGGTGCTGGAGCTGTTCTATGATGTGGTGTCCCCCTACTCCTGGCTGGGGTTTGAG gTACTATTACGATATAAGAAAATATGGAACATAGACATTCATTTACGTCCGGGGTTCCTTGCAGGGATAATAAATCAATCTG GTAACACTGCACCTGCCTTGATTCCAAATAAGATCGCTTACATGTTCAAGGATGTAGAAATGATGTCTGAGTTTTATCAAGTTCCCTTACGAATGCCAAGTGATTTCTTTCACGTTGTCATGAAGAAAG GGAGTCTTTCAGCCATGCGGTTTGTGACGGCTCTTCAGATGTCACATCCAACGTTCCTTGAGGGGGTCTCCCGGGAGCTGTGGTTGCGAATCTGGTCTGAG GATAAGGACATTACAGAAGCAGAAAGTATACTCCAG CTTTTTGGGATGCCCTCCATAGTGGCTCATATCAATGACAAACCAGAGTTATTTTTCGGAACTGATCGGTTTGAACTTCTAGCTCATCGTCTGG GTGAAAAATGGTTGGGACCTGTGCCACAAAAATCGGAGCTCTGA